Within Mongoliitalea daihaiensis, the genomic segment CGAGGTAGTTGGCCTCTTGCTGTGCGAGTGCTACCTGACTTCTTTGTAAATTGAGGTTGTTTTCTAGCGCAATCTCAATACAAGTTTCTAAGTCCATTACCCCTTGCTGTCCTGTTTGTGCAAAAGAAGCAAAAGTGATGGTTAGGCTCCATAAAATTAAAAGGTAATTTTTTTTCATATTAAAGGTCTATATCAGGAATATAAATTAAATCTTGTATCCAAGGGATGGTTTTTAAGTAATCGATGGTGGTGGCACGAATACCTGAATCCATTTCTATTACATGGCATGCCAAATCATTTTTTCCTTTTCTGGATACTGACATGGTTGCGATGTTTGATTTTTCTTGGGCAATGATATTTGAAATAAAAGCAATGGCCCCAGCTACATCTTGAGCTTTGATGATTAATGTATGAGATTGGGCAGTGAAATTGGCATTGAAACCGTCAACTTCTGCAATATTGATTAATCCTCCCCCCAAGCTTTCTCCGATTACCTCCACAGTTTTAGTACCCTTGGTTAGTATCAGTTTGATGGTATTTGGATGATAAACAGATGCATTTCCAATAGACTTGAAGCTGTATTGAATGCCTTTTTCTTTGATGATTTCAAAAGCTTCCTTGATATGAGGATCATCTGTCTTGAAATCCATTAAGCCACCCAAAATAGCCTTGTCACTACCATGTCCCTCGTAGGTTCTTGCAAATGAATTGTAAAAGGTAATGACAGCTGAATCAGGACTGCCTCCTAAGACACGGATAGCCGCCCGTGCAATACGAACTACTCCCGCAGTATGTGAAGAAGATGGTCCGATCATCACTGGTCCGATCATGTCAAATACACTACTTTTTGAACCCATTATGTATACATTTGTCAAAAGATGTGCTAATCTAGCAACTATTCTATAACTGTACCACGAAAGTATTAACTTAAGTACTTAAAACACCATTAATAAACCTTAAAATTTATGAGTGGTAATGCTCATAATTTTATTTAATCCTTTCATTGTCCATAAATGAACATTATAATGACCGATTTCAGTACACTTTTATTCTTGAAAAAGACCGACCATCTGTGGGAAGCTAGTGAGGAATTTTTGCATAACAGAGCATTTTTATTTGGGGATGGGTTGTTTGAAACTATGGTATTTACCCGTGGGAAAATACTTGATTTTGAATTGCATCGAGTACGATTATTACATGGCATGCATATATTGGGTTTGGATCCTGAAATAATTAGTACTCAGGAAGAGCTGGAGAGGTCAATTTTTTCTCATCTTTCATCGAGCCAAATCCTTCGCGTTCGTTGGAATGTTTTTAGGGGAGGGTTGGGTAAATATACCCCTGAAACTGATAAAGTTTTGGAAACTCTGCAAATTCAGCCATTCCACTATCCGCCAAGGATCAAAAAAACTGCGATGATATCTGCCAAATTTAGAGTTTACCCTCAAGTATGGTCCAATTGTAAAACCAGCAATGCATTACTTTATGTCTTAGCCAATCAGGAGCGCCAACAATACCAACAGGATGATGTGATATTGTTAGATTATAGAGGAAATGTTTCAGAAGCTGGAGCAGCCAACCTATTCTGGAAAAAAGATGGGGTATACTACACACCATCACTTTCTACGCATTGCATTGCAGGCATAGGTCGGTCTAAAATTATGCAGTGCTTACGAAACTTTTCGATCCCTCTAATTGAAGGAGAGTTTTCAGTTCAAGACCTATTGACAGCCGAAAAGGTTTTCACTTCAAATGTCACTGGACTGAGTTACATTGAATGTATCGAAGGGCATTGTTTCAATACTGAATCGGAAGAACTTTTGGATGCATTATTTAACCCAGCTAGGGAAATCTAAATAGCAACAGCCGCCTTTATATGAGGATGTGGATCGTAATTAAGCAATTCAAAATCTTCAAAAGTGAATTCGAAAATATCTTTTACTGCCGGATTGATTTGAATAGTTGGAAGGGGTCGGAAATCTCTACTTAATTGGAGATGCGCTTGTTCGAGGTGATTACTGTATAAATGCGCGTCACCAAAAGTATGGACAAATTCTCCTGGCTCCAGATCACATACTTGTGCAATCATCAATGTAAAAAGAGCGTAGGAAGCAATGTTAAAAGGAACTCCTAAAAACACATCGGCACTTCTCTGATACAATTGGCAGGAAAGTTTCCCTTCTGCTACATAAAATTGGAATAAAGTATGGCAAGGTGGCAAAGCCATTTGATCTACATTGGCAACATTCCAAGCGCTTACAATATGTCTTCTACTATCAGGTTTCGTCTTTATTTGATGGATCAGGTTTTTGATTTGATCAATTTCACCACCTTTTCCATCTGGCCAATGTCTCCATTGGTATCCATAGACAGGGCCTAAATCTCCATTTTCGTCTGCCCACTCGTCCCAAATGCTGACCTTATTTTCTTTCAAATAAGCAATGTTGGTATCCCCTTTTAAAAACCAGAGCAATTCATGGATGATGGATCGTAGGTGCAATTTTTTAGTCGTCACGAGAGGGAATCCATCTTGCAAATTGAATCGCATTTGGTATCCAAACACACTGATGGTACCGGTACCTGTCCGGTCTTCTTTTTTGACACCGTGGTCCAAAATATGCTGCATCAGGTCGTGGTACTGTTTCATGAGGATATGGATTATTGCTCTTTAGATTAAAAGCTAAAATTGAAAAAGTTGTGTAACTTTTCCAACAATTTTGTTGGGAATAAGTATGCTCTATAGATGAATTTCACAAAAAAGCAGTCCTACTTGGGGCTAATAATAGCCTTTCTACTGACCCTTTCCTTTATAGGTTTTCAACCACAGGTGCGTTTTGACTATGATTTCGAGAGTTTTTTTCCGCAGGAAAGTGAAGAATTACAGTTTTATTTGGAACACCGGCTAACGTTTGAAAATGATAATGACTATCTACTGATTGCTATCAATCACAAAGAAGGGATTTTTCGGCAGGATTTTTTGCAAAAGGTAGTAAGTTTCCAAGATCAGTTACAAAACTTGGAAAAAGTTGAGGGGGTGCAATCTTTATTGACCGCCAAGCAGCCGATTATCAGCCCTTTTGGGGTTAGGATGAATCGAGTATTAGACCCTTTAGATTCTGCTAGGTATTTGAAACAGGTGGAGTCTATTAAAAAAAGTTCTATTTGGGAAGGCTTTTATACTCCTGATGAACAGTTTTTACTGCTAGTCTTGCAAAATGAGCAACGTATTGAAAAAGAAGCGGGAGATGATTTGTATGAAGAAATTCGTCAATTGATAGAAATTGCCAATTTTGATAGGGTAGAGACCGCAGGGAAAATAAAGGCTCAAGGAGCTTTCGTAACCTTATTGCAAGAGGAGTTCTCATTCTTTTTGGGAGTTGGGATTATATTGATCGTGACCATTCTGTTTATCTTATTCCGATCCATTTGGGGAGTCGTAATTCCTTTGGTTGTCATTGCTTTGGGTATTGGTTGGACATTGGCTTGGATGTTATTGATGGGTAAGCCTTTGGATGTGATGACAGTGATGCAACCGATTATTTTATCGGTTATTGGTTTAGCAGGTCTTGTTCATTTTCTCAACTACTATTTGACATATGTTCGAGATGGAAAATCCCATGAACAAGCTGTTCAGGCTGCTTTTTCTGGACTGATTTTGGCGGTTTTTCTTACAAGTCTGACTACTTCTCTTGGTTTTTTGTCTTTGTATTTCACTCAAATTCCTACTCTTAGCTATTTTGGTTTGTATACTGGATTAGGAGTTGGTTGGATGTTTTTATCCATGATCTTGATCACCCCAGGGCTTTTGTATTTACTCCCTCCATTACCGGTCAAAGATCGGCCACAGATAATCGTTTTTTGGAGAAAGTCTATGCGGAAATTCTTTTTATGGGTGATTTCGTATAAAAAAAGTATTCCGTTAGTTTTTGGTGCAATTACCCTGATATCCATTATTGGATTGAGCCAATTAAAAGTCAATGGATATATCTTGGATAACCTTCCTGAAGGTAATGCACTCATGGAATCTTTTTTATTTTTTGATCAATCCTTTGGGGGAAGTAAGCCCTTAGAAATTGCACTCACCAAGGGAAGTTCGGTCAATTCATTGATTGAACTGGAAGTTTTAAAGGAGATTGAGAATTTAGAATTATTTTTAGCAGAAACCTACGATGCAGGCGCTATCATTTCACCTCTGAGTTTGGTAAAAACTGTCCATCAAGGCTTAAACAATGGGAATGAGCGAGCCTTTACTATTCCCTCCAAGGGTCAATTGAAGAAGGTGCAGCAGATGATGCCTTCGATGCTTGAAAACAGTCCTATTCCGATGGTGACAGAGGATTTGCAAAAAGGAAGATTGAGCGCAAGGACAGCAGATATGGGTAGTTTGAAGTCCAAACAGCTGAATGAGGAATTGATCAATTATGTGGACAAGCATATTTCGCCAGAGATTTTGATAGTACATTTGACTGGAACATCTCACTTAATTGATATTAGCCATGAAGCCGTGAGTCAACAATTAGCGAAAGGCTTATTTACAGCTTTTTTGTTGGTAGCATTCATTGCTGGTGTTTTATTCCGATCTTGGAGGATTGGCTTGATTGTGTTGATTCCAAATCTCATTCCTTTACTATGGTTGACTGGTATGATGTGGATATTTGGAATTGATTTTAAATTAACTACCGCCATTGTATTTACGGTTGCTTTTGGGATTGCCGTGGATGATAGCATACATTTTATGACCAAATTTTATCTGGAGCTGAAGAAAGGTTCTTCTATGTTATACGCTTTGAAAAGATCATTTTTGGAAACAGGCAAAGCGATTATTCTTACTACGTTGATCTTGGTGGCTGGATTCGGGGTATTAGTCCTCAGTCAATTTGGGGTTACATTTTACGCTGGTTTGCTTATTGGTTCGGCGCTGATATTTGCCTTACTGGCAGACCTTATATTATTGCCTGTGATGTTATTGAATTTACGCAAGTCTTGGATTTCGCTTGAAGGGAAAGCCTATTCCTGATCATTTTGGTGGGGTAGAAAAAAGGGTTTTTCAAAGGTTGCTGAGATTGGATAATGATCGGAGTAGTCCACTTCCCGATGGGTTTTGAAATCTGAAATTTGGAAACTTGGGTCGAAGAAAATGTTGTCAATTCGCAAAAAGAATAGAACCCTGTTGTAAGTAAAACCAAAGCCTCTTCCAGCTTTTTCGAATGCGTTGTCTAAATTTTTACGTAAGAAAAAGTATGTGTAAGAGTAGGGAACGTCGTTGAAATCCCCTACCAGAATGGTAGGATAAGGACAATTATCCATATGTTCCTTCAATATATCTAATTGAGATGCCCGGATTACTTGGCCATTTTTTAATTTGCGTAACGTCTCTCGATAGTTTTCTTTAATTCCTTCCAGGTTGTTGAGGTTGTCTTTATCGATACTCATAGATTCCAAGTGAGCATTATAAACTCGGATGGTATCTTTGTCTATTTTTATGTCGGCAAATATCACTCCATTATTTCTTCTGTTTTCGAATACTTTACCGTCATTGACAATGGGATATTTACTCAAAATCGCCATCCCGTAAGATCTTTTCTTAACATTACCCTCATTGATTTGATAGCTGTATTCATAGCCTGCCTCGGTTGCCAGTTGTTTGAGGTGATTTTTGGAGGGGGTAGTGAAATCTTGATAAAATTCCTGAAAGCATTTGATATCAGATGGGTTATCTTGAATCCATTTGACTAAATTCTCACTGTTGAGAGTTGCGCTTGATTTTTGATGATGGTAGTTAAACATATGAACATTATAGCTCAATACAGAAATACGGTCTTCAATTGGAGTGGGGATGTTGTATTGAAAAGTTGTTCCAACGTATTTCCATCCTGCAATCAAGGCAATGAATGGGAGAATGGCTAGTTTGCGTTTAGCAAAAACCAAGCTAATGAAAATGAAAGCATTTATACAGAGGAGTAGGGGATTAGTGAGCGTAAGTAAGCCAATGTATGGGAAATATTCAGGGGATATATAAACACTGTAAAAGAGAGCTAAAGAAACCAAGAAAAATAAGCTGACAATAAACCTAATCATAATTGTTTTAGAAAATCATTCGAAATTATAGGTTTAAACCTGTCTTTCCAACATTTGAAGGTGAATAAACGCATCTACCAAATAAAATAGTCAAGGTGGCAAGGGCGAAATATCAAGTAAACAGCCTAAGGATTGGATTAAACACGTTTCATATTCCTTCTTTTGCCCCATCAAATTCGAGCTGTCTTTATTTGTACATTACAGCCCGTGACAAGTAGAGGGGCGCTTAGGAGTACTGTTTTGGTAGAATTGATGCCTAAACTGGTATTTTTACCTTTCAACCAATCACCAAATCTACCTATCACTTATCAATAATCATAGTGAGGCTATGAGATCGATTCATTACATTTGCCCTAAAAGAAATAAACCCAATAATGGAAGATTCAATAAAGAAAATTCAACTCAATGACCTCCATGTGGCTTTGGGGGGTAAGATGGTTCCTTTTGCTGGATACAATATGCCGGTGCGTTATTCTTCAGATATCGAGGAACATAAAACCGTGCGTGAAGGAGTGGGTGTTTTTGATGTTTCCCATATGGGAGAATTCATGGTTACAGGACCCCATGCCTTGGAATTGATCCAAAAAGTCACCTCCAACGATGCATCCAAGCTTGTCAATGGTCAAGCACAATATTCTTGCTTCCCTAATGATAAAGGTGGGATTGTGGATGATTTGATCGTCTACAAATTTGAAGATCAAAAATATATGTTGGTAGTCAATGCCTCCAATATTGATAAAGATTGGGCATGGATTAATCAGAACAATACGATGGGCGCACATCTCAAGAATATTTCCGATCAACTTTCGCTTTTTGCTGTGCAAGGCCCCAAAGCTATTGAGGCTGTTCAATCCTTGACTTCAGTGAATTTATCAGAAGTTAAGTTTTATCACTTTACAGTGGGAGAGTTTGCAGGTGTGCAAGATGTTATCATTTCAGGAACTGGTTACACAGGGGCAGGTGGGTTTGAAATTTATGTGAAAAATGAACACGCAGAAAATGTTTGGAAAGCCATTTTTGAAGCAGGAAAAGACTTTAATATTAAACCAATAGGTTTAGGTGCTCGGGATACCTTGAGAATGGAGATGGGCTATTGTTTATATGGCAATGATATCAACGATGAAACGTCTCCTTTGGAAGCAGGTTTGGGATGGATTACCAAGTTTACCAAAGACTTTGTAAATTCTGAGAATCTCAAAAAACAAAAAGAGGCTGGTGTCGAGAAAAAGTTGGTAGGGTTTATTTTGAATGAGCGTGGAATTCCTAGAGCTCACTATCCAATTGTCAACGAAGCAGGTGAGGTAATAGGTGAGGTGACTTCTGGAACACAATCGCCATCCATGGGTGTAGGCATTGGGTTGGGGTACGTACAGACTGCTTTTTCAAGCCCTGGGACCAAGATAGCAATTGCTATTAGAAACAAATATATTCCTGCTACAGTGGAAAAGCTTCCCCTTTATAAAAAATAAATAAGTGTTTTATGGAACGGAAAACGTTGTGTTTTCCGTTTATTTTTTGCCTTCACCTTCACAGGTTTATTCATCCACTTAATCCCCCAAATTATCTGATGGCAACAATTGAAACTTGCTTGAGTCCTGATCTTTTGCCTTTGCATGAAGTAGCAGCAAAGAATGTAGTGATTGTAGATATCTTTCGTGCAACTTCAACCATGGTAGCTGCCTTAGCCAATGGTGTGAGTAGTATTCTACCCATTATGGATTTGGAAAGTTGCAGAGCCAAAGCTTCAGAAGGCTATGTCATAGCTGGTGAGCGAAATGGGAAGACTGCCTCAGGCTTTGAGTTAGGAAATTCGCCTTTGGCCTATACAAATGGGCAGTATGCTGGGAAAAGGATTGCCATGACAACCACTAATGGTACGGTAGCAATTGAGAAAACAGCTTCCTTTGCTAATCAAATTGTTTTGGGAGCTTTCATTAACTTAGAATCTACTGCAAACTATTTATTGGAGCAAAAAGAAGATGTTTTGATAGTATGTGCGGGTTGGAAAGGAAAGTTTAATTTGGAAGATTCTTTGTATGCAGGGGCTTTGGCAAAACTTTTAGTTCCTAGAATGCATACCGATTGCGACGCTACGATTGCAATGCGGAGTTTATACGAATCTAATGAACATAGACTCAAACTTTTTCTCAGTCAGGCAGCCCATTCCAAGCGTCTTCAAAATCACGGAATCGAGGAGGATATCGATTTTTGCCTGACCCTCAATCAGTATTCGGTTGTAGGAGTGGTAAAGGGAGGAGAATTGGTGGTGAACAGTGAAAATTGAGCAGTGGGGGAATTAGGAATCAACATTGAGCAATGATAAGGAACCACTAATTTCACAAATCACCCGAAGAATAATTTTTACTAAAATAGCATCTCTCATCTAGTGTTTCATGTCAAATTTATTGTTCCGATAGCTTACATTTTACGCGAATTGGTAGGGAAAAGGTTAAAGGAGAAAGGGAAAAGTTAGGTTCAGGTCAACCACCAATTCACGTGGATTTCAAGCCATGGAGTGAAGTTTCCTCTTGAATCCCGTGGTTTTCCGGTTGATTATTTTAGCCCCCCTTTCCTTGCTAGCCGATAGGACCATAATTGTATTTAACACTTTTCTGTGAGCTCTCGGCAGTGGACTATTGACTTGGTTTCAAGAAATGTTTTTTATTTTGCCCCTCATCAATAGTTCCACGTTATTTCAATAGTAAGACCATCGTATTTCTTTCAAAAAACTAAGTTTTGATGCTGGTCTCTTGCCTCTTGTTTCTTCCTTATCCTTTCTCCTTTACAACTCTGGTATCTATTTCCCCTTAATCAACACCAATTCAGTCTGCGGTTCAATAAGATACTTTGCTCCATCTTTAGTTACCACAGCCATTTCTTCGACTGACATGGTTTTTGTATTTCCATCTGGAAGATTCCAAGCGTGGAAACCATCAAAGGCAAAGATCATTCCTTCTTTCAAAGGTTTGACAGAAGCGGGTCTTGTACTTGGATCAGGCAGTAATCCCCCACCTAGATTGGGACCTATATCATGTGCAACATATCCCACTGGGTGTCCTGTGCTCCACATAACAGGAAGAGACCCTCTCGATTCCATCCAATCCCGCTGTGCTTTATCGACTTGATAGCCCAATACTCCTGGTTTCATGGCATCAAAAGCTGCTTTTCCTCCCCCAATGGAGGATTCAAAGTAAAATTGTACAGAATCAGGAGCTTGCGTTTCACCCGGACGTAGTACATAGGCGAATCGCTGAATATCCGAAACCCAAGTATCCCAAACCCGGATTCCAAAATCGGTCTGAATGACATCACCTGGCATGATTACTTTTTCTGTAGCATGTGAGTGTCCGCGGTCATATCCAGAGTTGACACTTGGATTTTGATCGGGAGACCAACCATCTTTGACTCCATATTGTTCCATTTTCTTTTTCAAGAAACGGGCTACATCTGCATCCGTGGTTGTTCCAGGGATTACCTGTGCATATGCTTCTAACTGCCATTGTGCCGTCAGTTCAGCGGCTTTGGTCATGATGTCGATTTCTGCTGGTAGTTTTACTGCAAGCCATTCATAGATCAATTCCTCAGAGGAAATGAGTTTGGAAGCTAAAGAGCCAAGTTCTTTTTCTAAGGTTGCTCGTTGTGTATAGCTAAGACCATCAGCCAATAATTCATTAAATGAACTATTGATAGCAATGCGGTTAAAGTTTTTTTCTTTGATAAACTCAGCCCCTGACCTGATTGCAGAGCTACCTCTTCCAACAGGAATAACCTCATCATGGATGGCCAATTCTGCTAAAGCAGTGGCTTCCCCAACAGGAGAGAAGACTTTTGACACCACTTGATTTCCTTCCAGGTAAAAAAGAAACAAAGCAGTACCTCCTGCATTTTCCCCTCCGATATGTTTTGCTATGGGGTCATTATTGTTTTCACGGCAAATGACAATCCAAGCATCTACATTTGCAGCCTGCATAGCTTCTGGAAGTAATTGCTGAATACGTTGTTTTCTGATCTCAGGCCAAGGATTAGGTCCTTCAAACGGGAGGTCTACTGATTCAGCTTCGATGTTTACTTGCTGCTGACATCCAGAAGATAGCGCCAAAAGCAAAGAAAAAGAGGCGACGTATGTGAGTAATTTCATTTTTACAATCATAAATTTTTTGAAAAGGATGGTGGATTCAATGGTGAAAAATACAAACTTAACGCTGATGGCAAAAGGATTTTTATTTATCTTCGGGGATAAAATTCATGAAACTATGAAAAAAATAAATCTATTCTTAACCATTTGCTTTGTATCCAGCAGTATGCTGTTGTTTTCATGTGGTTCCGAAAAATCAGCAGAGACATCAGAAACGGAAGAATCTTCCCAAACAGAGGTGAAGGCAACTGAACAAAGAGCTAGTCCACTTCGCACAATTGAAGGTTCCGTAGGGTCTGCTCAAGCAACCATACAGTATGGAGCACCTTCTGTGAAAGGCAGAGTGATCTGGGGCGACTTGGTCCCGTATAATGAAGTTTGGAGAACCGGAGCCAATGAGTCCACTTATATTGATATCAATAAAGATGTTATAGTAGAAGGGGAGACCTTAGCAGCCGGAAGATATTCTATCTTCACAATTCCGAAAGCATCCGGCAAGTGGACTGTGATTTTTAATTCCGAATGGGATCTAGAACATGGACATTTTCAATACAAAGAAGTAAATGACGTTTTGAGAGTAGAATCCTCTCCTGAATGGCAAGAAGAAAGTCAAGAACAATTAAGTATTGCCATTGAGTCTCCTGGAATCATCGTCAGATGGGAGCGGTTAGTACTACCAATCGTTATTCAGTAAAAATATACGACTATTTCCTTTCCTAATACCAAGCTACATTTAAGAAGGAAATACCTTAACAGTTTGGTGTCAGTAGTATTGAAGGTTTAGGCTATGTGTTGAATTATCGCAGACAGCCTAAACCTTCTTTATTTTAGTTTCCTTCATGAGTTCATATCAGAGAAGCTGTTCAGTATTTTTTTGAACTGGCGAGTTATCGGGATTTAAGGTAAAATGATATTTAAATTAAAAACCTGTTAGCCATAAGCTTGACGATTTTTTTGTTTTATTGAATAGATGACGGTGTACTAGATCCTGACCCAAGCAATTCTTGAAAAGATCCAAATTTTTTTCCGTTTTTTTGCAATTATAAGAATGCTACCAACTATATTTGTTTGCATTCACCCTAACCCCTACATAACCAATATATGCGCTATATAGGCTTCTTGATAACCCTTATCATCACTGCATCGCTAGGTGTAGTTTTATCCATTTCTATTAACTCAATACCTCCTTTAGGTATTTTATTGGATCCACACCATGGTTTTTGGCAACATGCCTACAGTGAAGATGCGCTTGCTCAGGAATCCATAGCTTTAAAAAATTTAAAAGGGACAGTTGAGGTCGTATATGATGAGCATTTGATTCCTCATATTTTCGCGGAAAATGATGAGGACCTTTACCGCGTTCAGGGTTATGTAACAGCTCAACATCGACTTTGGCAAATGGAGTTTCAAACCATGGCGGCCTCGGGGAGAATTTCTGAAATTGTAGGGGATATTGCGTTAGACATTGACCGTATGGCGAGAAGGAAAGGTTTGCCTTATGCTGCCGAGGTAGCTATGCAATATTTAGAAAAAAATGAGCCTGAGACAATCCGATTGGTTGAAGCTTACGCAGATGGAGTGAATCAATACATTGACAACCTTTCAATTGCTAGACTTCCATTGGAATACAAAATTCTTAATTACCGTCCGGAGTCTTGGTCCGCATATAAATCTATGCTATTATTAAAATACATGGCTGATATGTTGGTGGGGGATCGCGATTTGGAATTTACTAACCTTCGAAATATGTTGGGTTCGACGGTCTTGGGTAAGCTTTACCCTGATTTCCCAAGAGACAATGACCCTATCATTGAGGCCAGCAAAATATGGGATTTTGAGCCGTTGCCAGTTTCCCAGCCACAGGGAATACAGTATCCTAAAGATTCCATTTCTTTTGAAAACCTAACGCAGCCAGTGGAAGGTACGGGGAGCAATAACTGGGCAGTGCATGGTTCAAAAACCGCCTCTGGATCGCCTATTCTTGCCAATGACCCACACTTGAGTTTAAACTTACCTTCCATTTGGTACTCTTTACAGCTTTCTACGCCCGATCATACTGTGAAAGGTGCGAGTTTACCAGGAGCTTTAGGGATTATTTCTGGTTTCAATGAGCATATAGCATGGGGTGTGACCAATGCAACCAGGGATACTAGAGATTGGTATAAAATCACTTTCAAAGATGGAAATCGTGCAGAGTATTTATACAACGATCGCTATATTCAGAGTACATTTCGTATCGAGACCTTTAAGATCAAAGGTCAAGAGGATTTCATTGACACGATTGTTTATACCCATCATGGCCCGATCGTATTTGACAAAAGTTTTCGAGGGGATCGTTCAGATGTAAATTACGCCTTGCGTTGGACGGCCCACATGGAATCCAATGAGCAACGAACTTTTCTGGAATTGAATAAAGCCAAAGATCATGATGACTACATAGAAGCGTTAAACCATTACACTTCTCCTGCTCAAAATTTCGTTTTTGCATCCAAATCTGGGGATATTGCTATGAAAGTCCAAGGAAGATTTCCCCTTAAATGGGCTCAGCAAGGGAAGTTCTTGATGGATGGAAATGATCCAGCGTATGAATGGCAAGGTTTTATTCCCAACGAACACAATCCTGCTACTTTAAATCCTGCTAGAGGGTATGTGTCCTCAGCCAATCAGCATCCGGTTGATCCATCCTATCCCTATTTTGTCTTTGACGGATCATATGAGCATTATAGAAATAGACGGCTAAATTCACGGTTGGAAGAAATGCAAGCTATTACAATAGAAGATATGCAGCAATTGCAGTTTGATAACTTCAACTTACATGCAGCTGAAGCATTGCCAATAATGCTTAATTTATTGGATTTTGATGAAAGTACTGATCCTGATTCAGAGGATGCGAGGTATTTTTATCAATTGGCTGAATGGAACTTTTACACACATCCTAATCAAACAGAGCCTACACTTTTTCAAGTTTGGTGGGATAAATTCTATGAGCTGACCTGGGATAAATGGAAAAAAGAGAATCATCCCATACTCTTACCAAATAAGTATCAAACCACCTTATTGTTAGCGGAAGAGCCTGAAAGTGAGTTTTTTGATAAACCTGAA encodes:
- the sdaAB gene encoding L-serine ammonia-lyase, iron-sulfur-dependent subunit beta; its protein translation is MGSKSSVFDMIGPVMIGPSSSHTAGVVRIARAAIRVLGGSPDSAVITFYNSFARTYEGHGSDKAILGGLMDFKTDDPHIKEAFEIIKEKGIQYSFKSIGNASVYHPNTIKLILTKGTKTVEVIGESLGGGLINIAEVDGFNANFTAQSHTLIIKAQDVAGAIAFISNIIAQEKSNIATMSVSRKGKNDLACHVIEMDSGIRATTIDYLKTIPWIQDLIYIPDIDL
- a CDS encoding aminotransferase class IV codes for the protein MTDFSTLLFLKKTDHLWEASEEFLHNRAFLFGDGLFETMVFTRGKILDFELHRVRLLHGMHILGLDPEIISTQEELERSIFSHLSSSQILRVRWNVFRGGLGKYTPETDKVLETLQIQPFHYPPRIKKTAMISAKFRVYPQVWSNCKTSNALLYVLANQERQQYQQDDVILLDYRGNVSEAGAANLFWKKDGVYYTPSLSTHCIAGIGRSKIMQCLRNFSIPLIEGEFSVQDLLTAEKVFTSNVTGLSYIECIEGHCFNTESEELLDALFNPAREI
- a CDS encoding thymidylate synthase; its protein translation is MKQYHDLMQHILDHGVKKEDRTGTGTISVFGYQMRFNLQDGFPLVTTKKLHLRSIIHELLWFLKGDTNIAYLKENKVSIWDEWADENGDLGPVYGYQWRHWPDGKGGEIDQIKNLIHQIKTKPDSRRHIVSAWNVANVDQMALPPCHTLFQFYVAEGKLSCQLYQRSADVFLGVPFNIASYALFTLMIAQVCDLEPGEFVHTFGDAHLYSNHLEQAHLQLSRDFRPLPTIQINPAVKDIFEFTFEDFELLNYDPHPHIKAAVAI
- a CDS encoding efflux RND transporter permease subunit; protein product: MNFTKKQSYLGLIIAFLLTLSFIGFQPQVRFDYDFESFFPQESEELQFYLEHRLTFENDNDYLLIAINHKEGIFRQDFLQKVVSFQDQLQNLEKVEGVQSLLTAKQPIISPFGVRMNRVLDPLDSARYLKQVESIKKSSIWEGFYTPDEQFLLLVLQNEQRIEKEAGDDLYEEIRQLIEIANFDRVETAGKIKAQGAFVTLLQEEFSFFLGVGIILIVTILFILFRSIWGVVIPLVVIALGIGWTLAWMLLMGKPLDVMTVMQPIILSVIGLAGLVHFLNYYLTYVRDGKSHEQAVQAAFSGLILAVFLTSLTTSLGFLSLYFTQIPTLSYFGLYTGLGVGWMFLSMILITPGLLYLLPPLPVKDRPQIIVFWRKSMRKFFLWVISYKKSIPLVFGAITLISIIGLSQLKVNGYILDNLPEGNALMESFLFFDQSFGGSKPLEIALTKGSSVNSLIELEVLKEIENLELFLAETYDAGAIISPLSLVKTVHQGLNNGNERAFTIPSKGQLKKVQQMMPSMLENSPIPMVTEDLQKGRLSARTADMGSLKSKQLNEELINYVDKHISPEILIVHLTGTSHLIDISHEAVSQQLAKGLFTAFLLVAFIAGVLFRSWRIGLIVLIPNLIPLLWLTGMMWIFGIDFKLTTAIVFTVAFGIAVDDSIHFMTKFYLELKKGSSMLYALKRSFLETGKAIILTTLILVAGFGVLVLSQFGVTFYAGLLIGSALIFALLADLILLPVMLLNLRKSWISLEGKAYS
- a CDS encoding endonuclease/exonuclease/phosphatase family protein; its protein translation is MIRFIVSLFFLVSLALFYSVYISPEYFPYIGLLTLTNPLLLCINAFIFISLVFAKRKLAILPFIALIAGWKYVGTTFQYNIPTPIEDRISVLSYNVHMFNYHHQKSSATLNSENLVKWIQDNPSDIKCFQEFYQDFTTPSKNHLKQLATEAGYEYSYQINEGNVKKRSYGMAILSKYPIVNDGKVFENRRNNGVIFADIKIDKDTIRVYNAHLESMSIDKDNLNNLEGIKENYRETLRKLKNGQVIRASQLDILKEHMDNCPYPTILVGDFNDVPYSYTYFFLRKNLDNAFEKAGRGFGFTYNRVLFFLRIDNIFFDPSFQISDFKTHREVDYSDHYPISATFEKPFFLPHQNDQE
- the gcvT gene encoding glycine cleavage system aminomethyltransferase GcvT; amino-acid sequence: MEDSIKKIQLNDLHVALGGKMVPFAGYNMPVRYSSDIEEHKTVREGVGVFDVSHMGEFMVTGPHALELIQKVTSNDASKLVNGQAQYSCFPNDKGGIVDDLIVYKFEDQKYMLVVNASNIDKDWAWINQNNTMGAHLKNISDQLSLFAVQGPKAIEAVQSLTSVNLSEVKFYHFTVGEFAGVQDVIISGTGYTGAGGFEIYVKNEHAENVWKAIFEAGKDFNIKPIGLGARDTLRMEMGYCLYGNDINDETSPLEAGLGWITKFTKDFVNSENLKKQKEAGVEKKLVGFILNERGIPRAHYPIVNEAGEVIGEVTSGTQSPSMGVGIGLGYVQTAFSSPGTKIAIAIRNKYIPATVEKLPLYKK